From the genome of Alosa sapidissima isolate fAloSap1 chromosome 14, fAloSap1.pri, whole genome shotgun sequence, one region includes:
- the LOC121681877 gene encoding uncharacterized protein LOC121681877 isoform X2, producing the protein MTLGSLIVLWIVASSEAFLLQGPSGPLVAQLGGSVLLPCSVESPLPLEELEVEWRRTDSDVLVHLFQEGEERPESQDYTYRGRAHFVTELAAGNYSLLLTNTTLGDAGVYICKVYTNLKSDEVTAEIRYIERLVVTGAGAVSAYVGDEVILNCSVDSHTPPERLQKVTWKRTDQEILVLLYQDGEALPNSTHERYRGRAEFFPTEIPKGNFSLRLKDVRTEDKGEYICEAHSGHLSANTNVVLQGLGALPLLIMACMLCVIALVLALGLGVPAFIQLMKNDNGRTMLMHCLLVFCPNIIMFIAFMLYGVKQGFIGEILTCATVNLVRFLLVLKTAPYLDLLPACPKRYIKSVSVLLQYLIVAGVIFSAGIYYLGYWSFTLVDIINWILLWLTVVGYSTFNLSMFITTLAVTLGVDVLFYLQQLNQYEKWYAISTILLVVFFPTYIITFFYYLYWILASNPGGPGLMCGNALLYSLTAVSGFDHPQTTTDIPMPHVFVYIFGAAALPVLNAAALTTELIMKLGTGTRMFSDLQVIILPCECVFVSGWLALQPYHYWIKEREKIKEQLRVMSKKIRCKDSTTQDP; encoded by the exons ATGACATTGGGAAGTTTGATTGTGCTCTGGATCGTGGCATCATCTGAAG CCTTTCTGCTACAGGGTCCCTCTGGTCCTCTGGTTGCCCAGCTGGGAGGTTCTGTTCTGCTGCCCTGTTCTGTGGAAAGCCCCTTACctctggaggagctggaggtggAGTGGAGAAGAACAGACTCAGATGTACTGGTGCACCTCTTccaggagggagaagagagaccaGAATCACAGGACTATACCTACAGGGGAAGAGCCCATTTTGTCACAGAGTTAGCTGCTGGAAATTACTCTCTGCTCCTCACTAATACAACCCTTGGAGATGCAGGAGTTTACATCTGTAAAGTGTATACAAATCTGAAATCAGATGAAGTCACAGCTGAAATTAGATACATCG AGCGTCTCGTAGTGACTGGGGCAGGTGCTGTCTCTGCATATGTGGGTGATGAGGTGATTCTAAACTGCTCTGTGGACTCCCACACCCCCCCTGAGAGACTGCAGAAGGTCACCTGGAAGAGAACAGACCAGGAGATCTTAGTGCTGCTTTACCAAGATGGTGAGGCCCTACCAAACTCCACACATGAGAGATATCGAGGCAGAGCTGAGTTCTTCCCCACAGAAATCCCCAAAGGCAACTTCTCACTGAGACTGAAGGATGTCAGGACTGAAGACAAAGGGGAGTACATCTGTGAAGCCCACAGTGGTCATCTATCAGCCAACACCAATGTTGTACTACAGGGACTGG GTGCTTTGCCACTGCTCATCATggcatgtatgttgtgtgtcattgctCTTGTATTGGCACTTGGACTTGGGGTTCCAGCATTCATCCAGTTAATGAAAAATG ATAATGGAAGGACAATGCTGATGCATTGCTTACTGGTCTTCTGTCCAAACATCATTATGTTCATTGCTTTCATGCTATATGGTGTGAAACAAG GTTTTATTGGTGAAATTCTTACATGTGCAACTGTCAATCTTGTTCGATTTCTTCTGGTGTTAAAGACTGCTCCCTATTTGGACTTACTACCTG CATGTCCAAAAAGATATATCAAATCTGTTAGTGTCCTGCTTCAATACTTAATTGTTGCTGGAGTAATATTTTCAG CTGGTATTTATTATTTGGGATATTGGAGCTTTACATTAGTGGACATAATCAACTGGATTCTGCTATGGCTGACAGTTGTTGGATATTCTACTTTCAATTTAA GCATGTTTATCACCACATTAGCTGTTACTCTTGGAGTGGATGTGCTGTTTTATTTACAACAACTCAACCAATATGAGAAGTGGT ATGCAATTTCGACAATCCTGTTAGTTGTCTTTTTTCCAACATACATTATTACATTTTTCTATTACCTTTATTGGATTTTGGCCAGTAATCCAG GTGGTCCTGGATTGATGTGTGGGAATGCATTGCTCTACAGTCTTACTGCTGTTTCAGGCTTTGACCATCCCCAGACAACAACAG ATATCCCCATGCCTCACGTttttgtgtacatatttggAGCCGCTGCCCTTCCAGTATTAAATGCTGCTGCACTGACAACAGAGTTAATCATGAAATTGG GGACAGGCACACGAATGTTCAGTGATCTGCAGGTTATTATTCTGCcatgtgaatgtgtttttgtttctggATGGCTTGCCCTGCAGCCATATCACTACT GGAtaaaggaaagagaaaa AATAAAAGAACAGCTCAGGGTGATGTCCAAGAAAATCAGATGTAAAGACTCTACGACACAG GACCCCTGA
- the LOC121681877 gene encoding uncharacterized protein LOC121681877 isoform X1, with the protein MTLGSLIVLWIVASSEAFLLQGPSGPLVAQLGGSVLLPCSVESPLPLEELEVEWRRTDSDVLVHLFQEGEERPESQDYTYRGRAHFVTELAAGNYSLLLTNTTLGDAGVYICKVYTNLKSDEVTAEIRYIERLVVTGAGAVSAYVGDEVILNCSVDSHTPPERLQKVTWKRTDQEILVLLYQDGEALPNSTHERYRGRAEFFPTEIPKGNFSLRLKDVRTEDKGEYICEAHSGHLSANTNVVLQGLGALPLLIMACMLCVIALVLALGLGVPAFIQLMKNDNGRTMLMHCLLVFCPNIIMFIAFMLYGVKQGFIGEILTCATVNLVRFLLVLKTAPYLDLLPACPKRYIKSVSVLLQYLIVAGVIFSGVFADISFVGVNTYFLGIAIGMNLFYSVIRALFAGIYYLGYWSFTLVDIINWILLWLTVVGYSTFNLSMFITTLAVTLGVDVLFYLQQLNQYEKWYAISTILLVVFFPTYIITFFYYLYWILASNPGGPGLMCGNALLYSLTAVSGFDHPQTTTDIPMPHVFVYIFGAAALPVLNAAALTTELIMKLGTGTRMFSDLQVIILPCECVFVSGWLALQPYHYWIKEREKIKEQLRVMSKKIRCKDSTTQDP; encoded by the exons ATGACATTGGGAAGTTTGATTGTGCTCTGGATCGTGGCATCATCTGAAG CCTTTCTGCTACAGGGTCCCTCTGGTCCTCTGGTTGCCCAGCTGGGAGGTTCTGTTCTGCTGCCCTGTTCTGTGGAAAGCCCCTTACctctggaggagctggaggtggAGTGGAGAAGAACAGACTCAGATGTACTGGTGCACCTCTTccaggagggagaagagagaccaGAATCACAGGACTATACCTACAGGGGAAGAGCCCATTTTGTCACAGAGTTAGCTGCTGGAAATTACTCTCTGCTCCTCACTAATACAACCCTTGGAGATGCAGGAGTTTACATCTGTAAAGTGTATACAAATCTGAAATCAGATGAAGTCACAGCTGAAATTAGATACATCG AGCGTCTCGTAGTGACTGGGGCAGGTGCTGTCTCTGCATATGTGGGTGATGAGGTGATTCTAAACTGCTCTGTGGACTCCCACACCCCCCCTGAGAGACTGCAGAAGGTCACCTGGAAGAGAACAGACCAGGAGATCTTAGTGCTGCTTTACCAAGATGGTGAGGCCCTACCAAACTCCACACATGAGAGATATCGAGGCAGAGCTGAGTTCTTCCCCACAGAAATCCCCAAAGGCAACTTCTCACTGAGACTGAAGGATGTCAGGACTGAAGACAAAGGGGAGTACATCTGTGAAGCCCACAGTGGTCATCTATCAGCCAACACCAATGTTGTACTACAGGGACTGG GTGCTTTGCCACTGCTCATCATggcatgtatgttgtgtgtcattgctCTTGTATTGGCACTTGGACTTGGGGTTCCAGCATTCATCCAGTTAATGAAAAATG ATAATGGAAGGACAATGCTGATGCATTGCTTACTGGTCTTCTGTCCAAACATCATTATGTTCATTGCTTTCATGCTATATGGTGTGAAACAAG GTTTTATTGGTGAAATTCTTACATGTGCAACTGTCAATCTTGTTCGATTTCTTCTGGTGTTAAAGACTGCTCCCTATTTGGACTTACTACCTG CATGTCCAAAAAGATATATCAAATCTGTTAGTGTCCTGCTTCAATACTTAATTGTTGCTGGAGTAATATTTTCAG gTGTTTTTGCTGACATTTCATTCGTTGGTGTTAACACATACTTTCTGGGGATCGCTATTGGGATGAACTTATTCTACAGTGTTATCAGGGCTTTGTTTG CTGGTATTTATTATTTGGGATATTGGAGCTTTACATTAGTGGACATAATCAACTGGATTCTGCTATGGCTGACAGTTGTTGGATATTCTACTTTCAATTTAA GCATGTTTATCACCACATTAGCTGTTACTCTTGGAGTGGATGTGCTGTTTTATTTACAACAACTCAACCAATATGAGAAGTGGT ATGCAATTTCGACAATCCTGTTAGTTGTCTTTTTTCCAACATACATTATTACATTTTTCTATTACCTTTATTGGATTTTGGCCAGTAATCCAG GTGGTCCTGGATTGATGTGTGGGAATGCATTGCTCTACAGTCTTACTGCTGTTTCAGGCTTTGACCATCCCCAGACAACAACAG ATATCCCCATGCCTCACGTttttgtgtacatatttggAGCCGCTGCCCTTCCAGTATTAAATGCTGCTGCACTGACAACAGAGTTAATCATGAAATTGG GGACAGGCACACGAATGTTCAGTGATCTGCAGGTTATTATTCTGCcatgtgaatgtgtttttgtttctggATGGCTTGCCCTGCAGCCATATCACTACT GGAtaaaggaaagagaaaa AATAAAAGAACAGCTCAGGGTGATGTCCAAGAAAATCAGATGTAAAGACTCTACGACACAG GACCCCTGA